In Aequorivita sp. H23M31, a single window of DNA contains:
- a CDS encoding S9 family peptidase, which yields MKNYLSLLFFFLIFLNVSAQQKELTLEDAVMQQYGKLYPKHISGFQWIPGTNSYVYVENGTTLKMGDVDSKKKGREFSIEEIGESLGAELKRFSPLTWKNSNSFYFEAEKQYYLYDSDKKTGSIISKVDDSAENPTLQTDTGIIAYTVGNNIYIQKPNGEIIAVTDNDDKNIVSGQAIARSEMGITNGIFWSPKGNLLAFYQKDETYVADYPLLNIIPTPGELVSIKYPMAGQKSERPKVGIYNLDTKKTVFISPTGNLDDYLTNLSWTPDEKNVVIAEVNRDQNHIKLGLFDASTGNFVRTILEEKNPKWAEPEHPAYFYSDSSEDFIWMSEKDGFMNLYLCNTKKGFVRQLTKNKWVANEILGNDTKGKEIYFSGTGESPLDTKLYAVTISNGKQTCLTETSGTHNASISSDGKYIFDQYSNHDTPNVAQLLNNKGKVLTTFVEADNPIAEYKLGTTTIGKLKSHDGFDLYTRLIKPSDFDPNKKYPVLVYVYGGPHAQLITNSWNDGAALWMKWMAEQGYLVFTLDNRGSANRGFAFESVIHRQLGTEELKDQLVGVDYLKSLPYVDANRLAIHGWSFGGFMTVSMMLRDPRVFTTGVAGGPVTDWKYYEVMYGERYMDTPQQNPEGYEAASLLDKTQNLTGKLLTIHGSIDPVVVMQHDLSLIKSFVDNGKQMDFFIYPMHEHNVRGKDRLHLMTKVLNYVIENNK from the coding sequence ATGAAAAATTATCTCTCCCTTCTATTCTTCTTTTTGATCTTTCTAAACGTTAGCGCCCAACAAAAAGAGCTTACCCTTGAAGATGCCGTAATGCAACAATACGGCAAGTTATATCCCAAACACATTAGCGGCTTTCAATGGATTCCTGGAACAAACTCCTATGTTTATGTTGAAAATGGTACCACGCTTAAAATGGGTGATGTCGATTCTAAAAAGAAAGGTCGGGAGTTTTCAATAGAAGAAATTGGTGAATCATTGGGTGCCGAGCTTAAAAGATTTTCTCCGTTGACTTGGAAAAACAGCAACTCATTTTATTTTGAAGCTGAAAAGCAATATTACCTGTATGATTCCGATAAGAAAACGGGAAGTATAATTTCAAAGGTTGACGATTCCGCAGAGAATCCTACACTACAAACAGATACGGGGATTATTGCCTATACAGTAGGTAACAACATATACATCCAAAAGCCCAATGGGGAAATTATAGCGGTCACCGATAATGATGATAAAAATATTGTTTCAGGCCAGGCTATTGCCAGAAGTGAAATGGGAATTACAAATGGGATCTTCTGGTCGCCAAAAGGAAATTTACTTGCTTTTTATCAAAAAGATGAAACCTACGTGGCGGATTATCCGCTTTTGAATATTATTCCCACTCCTGGAGAATTGGTTTCCATAAAATACCCCATGGCTGGACAGAAAAGTGAACGGCCCAAAGTGGGAATCTACAACTTGGATACCAAGAAAACCGTTTTTATAAGTCCCACAGGAAATCTGGATGATTATTTGACGAATCTTTCGTGGACCCCTGATGAAAAAAATGTGGTAATTGCAGAAGTAAACCGTGATCAAAATCACATTAAACTGGGATTGTTTGATGCTTCTACAGGAAATTTTGTGCGAACTATTTTAGAGGAAAAGAATCCGAAATGGGCCGAGCCGGAACATCCAGCGTATTTCTATTCAGATTCTTCAGAGGATTTTATCTGGATGAGCGAAAAAGATGGTTTTATGAATCTGTATTTGTGCAATACTAAAAAAGGATTCGTCCGTCAGCTGACAAAAAATAAATGGGTTGCCAACGAAATTCTGGGAAACGATACGAAAGGAAAGGAAATTTACTTTTCAGGGACCGGTGAATCTCCTTTGGATACCAAATTGTATGCGGTCACTATTTCCAACGGGAAACAGACTTGTCTTACCGAAACCAGCGGGACGCATAATGCCAGCATTTCTTCAGATGGAAAATATATTTTTGATCAATATTCCAATCACGACACTCCAAATGTTGCTCAATTGCTTAACAATAAAGGCAAAGTTCTCACCACATTTGTAGAAGCTGACAATCCAATTGCAGAATATAAGCTAGGAACAACAACTATAGGGAAATTAAAATCCCACGATGGTTTCGACCTTTACACTCGATTGATAAAACCATCTGATTTCGATCCAAATAAAAAATATCCAGTTTTGGTTTATGTCTATGGCGGTCCTCACGCCCAATTGATAACAAATAGTTGGAACGATGGTGCTGCCTTATGGATGAAGTGGATGGCGGAGCAGGGATATCTCGTTTTTACCTTGGATAATCGCGGCTCAGCAAATAGAGGTTTTGCGTTTGAAAGTGTTATCCATAGACAATTAGGGACAGAAGAGCTGAAGGATCAACTTGTTGGCGTGGATTACTTGAAATCCCTTCCTTACGTTGACGCAAACCGACTTGCAATTCACGGTTGGAGTTTTGGTGGATTTATGACCGTTTCTATGATGCTTCGCGATCCCAGGGTTTTCACCACAGGAGTTGCCGGCGGACCCGTAACCGATTGGAAATATTATGAAGTGATGTACGGTGAACGCTATATGGATACACCACAACAAAACCCCGAAGGCTATGAAGCAGCTAGTTTATTGGACAAAACCCAAAATCTCACCGGAAAATTGTTGACAATCCACGGTTCAATAGATCCAGTTGTGGTGATGC